The genomic DNA AAAAACCCTTATTGGGGTCGAATTGGAAAGTACGAACACCAAAAGCCGTTGCATAGCTATCCACCACCTCATCACCGCTCCTTACTTCAACTTGCAGCCGGTACAAGTTGGGTTGTTCGATGGACCACAATTCCGGACTGTCGAGCCGAATACTTTGTTCGATCGTTTGCTGCTTACCGGCTTTAACATCAACATCGGTTTCCGATTGGGCAACCTGCTTACCTTCAGAATCGAAAAACCGGGTCACCACTAAACAAGGCTGATCAGCATTGTTATCGTTGTTCACATCTATAGAAATATCAACCGTGGCACTGCTTTCGTCGGCTTCAACAGTGCGGGCAAACACCCCCCACTGGTTGATGTACAGCTTATTTTTTGCCACAAGCCAAACATGCCGATAAATACCCGAGCCCGTATACCAACGCGAATTGGGCTGTTCGGAAGTATTTACTTTTACCGCAATCATGTTGTTTTCGCCTACCGGATTCAAATAGGGTGTGAGATCATAATAAAAGGATGAATAACCATAAGGACGAATTCCGAGGAAATGACCGTTAATCCACACCTCGCTGTTGCGATAGACGCCGTCGAACAAAATCCATAGTTTCTTGTCAGCATACTCCTTTCCCGTAACAAACTGTTTTCGGTACCAGCCAATTCCGCTAAACACGTAGCCGCCACCTGCGCCGGTGGTATAGGTTGAGTCGAAACGATGTTCGATACTAAAATCATGCGGAACATCCAGTACACGCCAGCCCGAATCATCAAAACCGGGCTGCTCGGCACCAGGATGATCGTTTAAGGCAAACTTCCAATCAAAGTCAAAAGGAATCTTGTTTTCAACCACCGTTTGATTGTTTTTACATGATGTGAATGCCAAGAGGCCAATAAATAGGTAAACCAGTACTATTTTGTTCATTGTGTTAATATTATATTGAATTATTCAGAACATCACATCCAATAAATCTACCTCATTTTATTAATTAAACCATTTTCCTTTTTATTCAACCAATTGTCGATCTCGCAGGAAGTGGACATCCTCAGGATTAGCTTCATAATCAAACCAATCGAAATCAGCCGGGTTGGTGTTCGAACTGCCATTTCCTGTTGCGTACATTCCAATAAAAACACCTGTAAAACCGCTAATTTTTTCAGTCGAAATATCCTTGGTTGCTGCTGTTCCAACCAAAATAGGTGTCTTCCCTTTCGGCTGAACCCAAAACTTGTATTTCAATTCGCTTGCACTAATTTTCAGAACAACATCGTTCCTGGGTATTTCAGTATATTCCTCCAAACTTACTTCATCCTGAAGGTATTTTCTAAAAAGAGCCACCCTTTTTCCATCGCGAATGGTAATTGCCAAACTGAGATAATTGGTATCGTTGCCACGTACCACCAAGCCGGCTTCTTCGTTCCCGGCTACAGGGTTGAAACTCACTTTTGCCGAAGCCACCATATTGAAGTCGGGTTGTCTGCGCCCAACAAAGGCAGGTGAATCTTTTTCCTTCAAATTCACTTTTGAACCGTTTAGTCTCAAATAACCTGGTTTCTCAGTCAGCGACCAGTCGGCTTCGTAAGGATTACGGAGGAAATTCCATGGCAAACCAAGCGTTGGGCTGCTAAAATCGTCACGTACCGGGCCTTTTTCCCATTGGTGTTCCGGAAGATTCGGTACAGGAAATTCTTCCAGCATTACGCCGTTATCGCCACCAATGGGCCAGCCATCATCTGTCCATTTTACTGGTGCCAAATAAGTTTCACGACCTAAATGTTGATACCTCCCACCTTTTGGCCTGATTCCCAAACAAACCAGCCACCAGGAACCATCTTGTAATTGTACCAAATCGGCATGGCCAATGGCCTGGAATGGACTTTCGGGATTATTCATATTGGAAATTACCGGGTTGTATGGACTGGATTCGAAAGGACCATAGGGAGATTTGCTTCGCTGAATAACTTCACGATGTTCGTACCCCGTACCACCTTCGGCCGACATCAGGTAATAATATTCACCGATTTTATACATGTGCGGCCCCTCAGGCGACGAACCACCCTGGCCTGTTGCCACTACTTGTAATGGTTTAATAAATTTTTTCTGAACAGGATCGAAAGTCCCGACCATAAAACTTCCATCATTACCAGGACTTACCCAATACATGCTGTCGTTGGCAAACGTTATAGATGGATCAACGTACCAGTTTCCTATCCAAACCGGATCGGACCAGGGGCCTGCCGGATTGCTTGCTGTAACGTAAAAAACGCCCTGTGTTCCCTCACCACCATAATTGGTGCAGGCGATGTAAAAGGTGCCGTTGTTATAGCGTAATGTCGGGGCATAATTACCGCCTGATGCACCGGCTCCCATTAAAGGACAATTTGTCTTATTATCCAATGCGTGGCCTATCAAATCCCAGTGAACCAAATCCTTGCTGTGATATATAG from uncultured Draconibacterium sp. includes the following:
- a CDS encoding glycoside hydrolase family 43 protein, which gives rise to MMKIRQLLLFVFLLATGAGNVIGQKTYKNPVITGMNPDPSICRVGDDFYLATSTFEYFPGIPIYHSKDLVHWDLIGHALDNKTNCPLMGAGASGGNYAPTLRYNNGTFYIACTNYGGEGTQGVFYVTASNPAGPWSDPVWIGNWYVDPSITFANDSMYWVSPGNDGSFMVGTFDPVQKKFIKPLQVVATGQGGSSPEGPHMYKIGEYYYLMSAEGGTGYEHREVIQRSKSPYGPFESSPYNPVISNMNNPESPFQAIGHADLVQLQDGSWWLVCLGIRPKGGRYQHLGRETYLAPVKWTDDGWPIGGDNGVMLEEFPVPNLPEHQWEKGPVRDDFSSPTLGLPWNFLRNPYEADWSLTEKPGYLRLNGSKVNLKEKDSPAFVGRRQPDFNMVASAKVSFNPVAGNEEAGLVVRGNDTNYLSLAITIRDGKRVALFRKYLQDEVSLEEYTEIPRNDVVLKISASELKYKFWVQPKGKTPILVGTAATKDISTEKISGFTGVFIGMYATGNGSSNTNPADFDWFDYEANPEDVHFLRDRQLVE